The genomic segment AAGCaaaaaatgcatacaaaaaaggaaaatatgtTAGATGTGACAGTATATTTGAAGAATTTTGAATTGTACCTACTTAaccatattttgtacaatttcaaatatcaataaccagttaattaattaatttatcaaaaaattgatATTCAACTCGCCAACtcatgataatttgttttttttgattatattaattttatattttttaattataatttttaagctgATGACtatagtgaaaaaaattaaatttatcttatttGATTGAAATAGGTGTCATAGCAGAAAGAGAAGGGGTATTCGCTGACTTGGGGCGTCCGCAAGTGTTCTTGGCGCTTGTGAGAGGTGaaaacgataaataattttgattgactatgattataatcaaatatcaaataacaatatgttaCTGCCCAGCTTTAGTACACGAGGttctacattaataatattaacctaaaaatacacaattccttattttaaattttcgttcTTTTCATATTTAACTAACCGGCATTCGTGTCCACATTTATTAGATAAGCATGACTCACAGGGCCAAAAGCACCCAATGCAGCCTTCCTGGTCGCAATCACACTCCCCCTCGTTAGGGTCCACCTGGTTTGTCGGTTTTTCCGGACTTTCAACTTCTAGGTTTTTCGGTTTTTCAGGGCTTTCAATTTCTAGGTTTTTCGGTTTTTCAGGGCTTTCAATTTCTAGGTTTTTCGGGTTTTCCGGGCTTTCAATTTCTAggttttttggtttttccggGCTTTCAATTTCTAGGTTTTTCGGTTTTTCCGGGCTTTCAATTTCTAGGTTTTTCGGTTTTTCCGGGCTTTCAATTTCTAAGTTTTTCTTAACTTTTTCcactgaaatttaaataatacaaggTACAAGATGCATAGTTGTATCAGGTCAACGACttgaacaaaatgtaatatactcACTTATCTATTTccttatgaatttttttactatGGTTAGGTACACTTAAATTCttctttaaattttctaatttaacaCTGAATTAGAATAGATAGATTTTGTACCTAATCGCTTGACTATTCAATTACTGATTATATGGAAATCATACTATGGATGTAACCACAGCGTATactgttacttttttttttgttattattttgttgtcaatATGGCATACCTAT from the Acyrthosiphon pisum isolate AL4f chromosome X, pea_aphid_22Mar2018_4r6ur, whole genome shotgun sequence genome contains:
- the LOC115033139 gene encoding protein PELPK1-like → MRLEKVKKNLEIESPEKPKNLEIESPEKPKNLEIESPEKPKNLEIESPENPKNLEIESPEKPKNLEIESPEKPKNLEVESPEKPTNQVDPNEGECDCDQEGCIGCFWPCESCLSNKCGHECRVNRKWKRYDAWIRQGRIND